In Gimesia benthica, a single window of DNA contains:
- a CDS encoding DUF4339 domain-containing protein has protein sequence MSNLYLEQASEITGPFTRGALKELASQGKISPRDQIREGMSGTGIQAREIPGLLPTLKKSSVPSRSRGRKSKERVHDLDLESSPLLTIEQKEWIVIICGSIFMGSLLLIPLIQALVNLF, from the coding sequence ATGTCTAACTTATACCTCGAACAAGCCTCTGAAATCACAGGCCCTTTCACGCGAGGTGCGCTGAAAGAACTCGCATCGCAGGGAAAAATCTCTCCCCGGGACCAGATTCGCGAGGGAATGTCAGGCACGGGAATCCAGGCACGCGAGATCCCCGGACTGTTGCCAACCCTCAAGAAGTCCAGTGTTCCGTCTCGTTCCCGAGGCAGGAAATCAAAAGAGCGGGTGCACGATCTGGATCTCGAATCCAGCCCGCTGCTGACGATCGAGCAGAAAGAATGGATCGTAATTATCTGTGGTTCCATCTTTATGGGCAGCCTGCTGCTGATTCCCCTCATCCAGGCTCTCGTGAACCTGTTTTAG